A genomic window from Vitis riparia cultivar Riparia Gloire de Montpellier isolate 1030 chromosome 16, EGFV_Vit.rip_1.0, whole genome shotgun sequence includes:
- the LOC117934053 gene encoding GDSL esterase/lipase At4g10955-like — MAIERGNFDLTGPKQLTEVDWTNNHHRRAVVASLVEGAYNLEYDRQESRDPQVQSSRWWNFFHFQLKRALVDDKDSSIYGAVYEIKHTHLNHLPKCAPKYVIAFRGTILKLSTAKRDLKLNIKVLTDVLHMDRHRFKPALEAVQQVVQEAGSANIWLAGHSLGSSIAMMVGKSMAQEGKCMEAFLFNPPLLGNVLLKIIGNQYLQDAMRLTETLCNFGTLFVGGGHVRQGQYDQFNALSSWIPNLFVNRHDPICSEYIGHFRNRNNVEKQFGARMIGRVAVLQPTLGVLKAAVGMNP, encoded by the exons ATGGCTATTGAAAGGGGAAATTTCGACCTCACAGGACCCAAACAGCTCACTGAAGTTGACTG GACAAATAATCATCACCGTCGGGCAGTTGTTGCGAGCCTGGTTGAGGGAGCATACAATTTAGAATATGATCGCCAGGAATCCCGAGATCCCCAAGTTCAGTCTTCCCGTTGGTGGAACTTCTTTCATTTTCAGTTAAAACGTGCGCTCGTAGATGATAAAGATTCATCCATCTACGGTGCCGTTTACGAAATCAAGCACACACACCTTAACCATTTGCCAAAATGTGCCCCAAAGTATGTTATCGCCTTTCGTGGCACAATCCTCAAACTGAGCACCGCAAAACGCGATCTCAAGTTGAATATCAAGGTCTTGACTGATGTACTTCACATGGACAGACACCGCTTTAAACCCGCACTGGAAGCTGTCCAACAAGTTGTTCAAGAAGCCGGGTCTGCAAATATTTGGTTAGCAGGGCATTCCCTCGGGTCATCCATTGCGATGATGGTTGGAAAATCCATGGCCCAGGAGGGTAAATGTATGGAAGCTTTCCTTTTCAATCCACCTCTCTTGGGGAATGTCCTCTTGAAGATTATCGGCAATCAATATTTGCAGGATGCAATGCGCTTGACAGAGACTTTGTGTAATTTTGGGACCTTATTTGTTGGAGGTGGTCATGTGAGGCAGGGACAATATGACCAATTTAATGCATTGTCTTCTTGGATCCCCAACCTGTTTGTGAACCGACACGATCCTATTTGCTCAGAGTATATAGGGCATTTTAGAAATAGGAACAATGTGGAGAAGCAGTTTGGAGCTAGGATGATAGGGAGGGTTGCTGTACTGCAGCCAACATTGGGTGTATTAAAAGCTGCAGTTGGGATGAATCCATAA